Proteins found in one Solitalea lacus genomic segment:
- a CDS encoding endonuclease/exonuclease/phosphatase family protein — protein sequence MIIKKQISFIFLLSGILLTTSVFAQTAIYQHSFNADPSYNTIKSLNGSALDLSASASQRNVLKMPYALHNNKQSFSIVLWVKAAQNLQSNYEIIRAVKEENKKQFGWSIGAQANGAWYWKISDSNTSYDYNPTPQRQSIKDQQWHLLAFTYDTDKKESRLYYDGLNVAIYYTPGLDSVNVADELHIGGKPSGDIGEWDTFNGCIDEVKVFDQILPSTYFINEYAKCYSSGKKEAEMHVIGTFKVMNYNIWHGGNETGKEVGVQRIVDVIKSSGADIVSMQETYGSGAKIADALGFYFYLRSTNLSIMSRYPIEETADGYEPFYNGGAYLRLAKNKRILFFTNWLNYPFDYWEMIEKGKPIDTADWQRQQDKVNAQRLRNILQKIEPYVSQTAIPVIFCGDFNTGSHLDYTEATRHLNSGYVINFPASNVMQKAGFIDSFRELYPDPLKDRGITWSPQFPKAFKDRIDYIYYKGHQLKAIKSFVIDKHPVKYPSDHAAMVTEFKFKD from the coding sequence ATGATTATAAAAAAACAAATCAGCTTTATTTTTCTCCTGAGTGGCATCCTGTTAACAACCAGCGTCTTTGCCCAGACCGCCATCTATCAGCATTCTTTTAATGCTGATCCCAGCTACAATACCATTAAATCTTTAAATGGCTCAGCACTTGATCTTTCTGCTTCAGCGTCTCAACGAAACGTGCTTAAAATGCCCTACGCATTACACAACAATAAGCAATCATTTTCAATAGTACTTTGGGTTAAAGCTGCTCAAAATTTGCAAAGCAATTACGAGATCATAAGAGCAGTAAAAGAAGAAAATAAAAAGCAGTTTGGCTGGAGTATTGGTGCACAAGCTAATGGAGCATGGTATTGGAAAATCAGTGATTCAAATACAAGCTACGATTACAATCCCACTCCACAACGACAGAGTATTAAGGATCAACAATGGCATTTATTGGCTTTTACTTATGATACTGACAAGAAAGAAAGCCGTTTATATTATGATGGTTTAAACGTTGCCATTTATTATACGCCTGGCCTCGACAGTGTTAATGTTGCTGATGAACTGCATATTGGCGGTAAGCCTTCCGGCGATATTGGCGAATGGGACACTTTTAATGGCTGCATTGATGAAGTAAAAGTATTTGATCAGATACTGCCTTCAACTTATTTCATTAATGAATATGCAAAGTGCTATTCCTCTGGAAAGAAAGAAGCAGAAATGCATGTAATAGGCACTTTTAAAGTAATGAACTATAACATTTGGCATGGGGGCAATGAAACGGGTAAAGAAGTTGGAGTACAGCGTATTGTGGATGTTATCAAAAGCTCTGGAGCTGATATTGTTTCGATGCAAGAGACGTATGGTTCGGGGGCAAAAATTGCTGATGCCTTGGGCTTTTATTTTTATCTGCGGAGTACAAATCTTTCGATTATGAGCCGCTATCCAATAGAAGAAACAGCGGATGGGTATGAACCCTTTTATAACGGAGGGGCTTATCTCAGATTAGCTAAGAATAAACGAATCCTGTTTTTTACCAATTGGCTTAATTATCCTTTTGATTACTGGGAAATGATTGAAAAGGGGAAACCCATTGATACTGCTGATTGGCAACGACAGCAAGACAAGGTAAATGCTCAACGACTTCGTAATATTCTGCAGAAAATTGAGCCTTATGTCAGCCAAACTGCTATTCCGGTAATTTTTTGTGGTGATTTCAATACCGGTTCTCATCTTGATTATACCGAAGCCACCCGTCACCTCAATAGCGGCTACGTAATAAATTTTCCTGCAAGCAATGTCATGCAAAAAGCAGGATTCATTGATAGCTTCCGCGAGCTTTATCCTGATCCATTAAAAGATAGAGGCATCACCTGGAGTCCGCAATTTCCAAAAGCTTTTAAAGATCGGATCGATTACATTTATTACAAAGGTCATCAACTGAAGGCAATAAAGTCGTTTGTGATTGATAAACATCCGGTTAAATACCCCTCAGATCATGCTGCAATGGTTACTGAATTTAAGTTCAAAGACTGA
- a CDS encoding endonuclease/exonuclease/phosphatase family protein — translation MKKTIFFCCSSNLACNQLRAVVLFALLLCFSNTLQAQTVTTNKASYNTGEPISVNFTGSTMSKDWIGLFLQTTTPAAGNNIGWLYTSGTQTAAKKKIASGTVTFTGGIAAAGNYKVCLLANDGFTVMAAVNFIVVSASIEPVAAFTASSTSVIPGGSTTFADQSTGAPTSWSWSFAGGTPSASTAKNPTVTYPTSGTYAVTLTATNANGSNTLTKNGYVTVASAGTSLLKVMQFNVWQEGTSVANGMTYIRDVINSVNPDIVGFTEVRNYNGDWTTKIVNDLAAVGKTYYRGYVTGSDVSIISKYPISLSGPILNGATVVYNVNVNGTTVVVCPSHLDYTYYATYLPRGYACGGSGAYAGWNPLNPFAPETNLTAISGQNLGSQRDEQIVAFISYMQNETRPVLLIGDFNEPSCLDWTARQANLYDHNGVVYQWNTTLSLKNNGYTDAYRQVYPDEVLNPGITWPAVATNGGVSTSWTPLSDERDRIDYIFYKGEGVTATTAAIVGPVSSYAYNVATAGGNGNDIFEASTLPWPSDHKAMVATISIPATVSGPTIKTSSEKTNESTLNNTSLEIKAYPNPSNGLITLVSSEDFSSQVFVSDLDGRKILNKTINFKMNDHNTLDLRAFKNGIYLIQIVAQEKIQTIRIIKE, via the coding sequence ATGAAAAAAACAATATTCTTTTGTTGTTCGAGCAATTTAGCTTGCAACCAATTGCGTGCTGTTGTTTTATTCGCGTTATTGCTTTGTTTCAGCAATACGTTGCAAGCACAAACAGTTACAACAAATAAAGCATCCTACAATACAGGTGAGCCTATTTCAGTAAATTTCACCGGCTCAACAATGTCAAAGGATTGGATTGGATTGTTTCTTCAAACTACCACACCGGCCGCAGGTAACAATATTGGGTGGCTTTACACAAGCGGTACACAAACTGCCGCCAAAAAAAAGATTGCCAGTGGAACAGTCACTTTTACTGGTGGTATTGCAGCAGCTGGCAATTACAAAGTGTGCCTTTTAGCAAATGATGGTTTTACTGTTATGGCTGCGGTTAATTTCATCGTTGTATCGGCTTCAATAGAACCGGTTGCTGCATTTACAGCCAGTTCGACTTCCGTAATACCAGGTGGATCAACAACATTTGCAGATCAATCAACAGGCGCTCCAACTTCATGGTCGTGGTCATTTGCTGGTGGAACTCCATCAGCCAGTACCGCTAAAAACCCTACTGTAACTTATCCCACAAGTGGAACTTATGCGGTTACGCTTACAGCCACTAATGCTAATGGATCAAACACATTGACTAAAAACGGTTATGTCACAGTTGCCTCGGCCGGAACAAGTCTTTTAAAAGTGATGCAGTTCAATGTGTGGCAGGAAGGAACATCGGTTGCAAATGGTATGACTTACATCAGAGATGTAATTAATTCAGTAAATCCTGATATCGTGGGTTTTACGGAAGTTCGAAATTATAATGGCGACTGGACGACAAAAATTGTTAACGATCTTGCGGCAGTTGGCAAAACGTATTATAGAGGATATGTAACAGGTTCTGATGTTTCGATTATCAGTAAATATCCTATTAGTTTGTCGGGTCCAATATTAAATGGTGCAACTGTTGTTTATAATGTGAATGTAAATGGAACTACTGTTGTTGTTTGCCCTTCGCATTTAGATTACACCTATTATGCTACCTATTTACCTCGTGGTTATGCTTGTGGTGGTTCAGGAGCATATGCGGGATGGAATCCATTAAATCCCTTTGCACCCGAAACCAATTTAACAGCAATTTCAGGTCAAAATCTAGGCTCTCAGAGAGATGAGCAAATCGTAGCTTTTATTTCGTACATGCAAAACGAAACTCGTCCTGTTCTGTTAATTGGTGATTTCAACGAGCCTTCTTGCTTAGATTGGACTGCAAGACAAGCAAATTTATACGATCATAATGGTGTGGTTTATCAATGGAACACAACGCTTTCCCTTAAAAATAATGGCTATACAGATGCATATCGTCAAGTTTATCCTGATGAGGTGTTAAATCCAGGAATTACTTGGCCAGCTGTTGCCACAAACGGAGGAGTGAGCACCAGTTGGACTCCATTGAGTGATGAAAGAGATCGTATTGATTATATTTTTTATAAAGGAGAGGGTGTAACGGCTACTACTGCGGCCATAGTTGGACCAGTTAGTTCTTATGCTTATAATGTTGCAACAGCCGGAGGTAATGGAAATGATATTTTCGAAGCATCAACCTTGCCTTGGCCATCTGATCATAAAGCAATGGTTGCAACTATCTCTATCCCAGCTACCGTTTCAGGTCCTACAATAAAAACGAGTAGCGAGAAAACTAATGAATCAACATTAAATAATACTTCTTTAGAAATTAAAGCCTATCCAAATCCATCGAACGGACTGATAACTTTAGTTTCATCAGAGGATTTTTCTTCACAAGTTTTCGTGTCTGATTTGGATGGAAGAAAAATTCTAAACAAGACTATTAATTTCAAAATGAATGATCACAATACATTGGATTTAAGAGCTTTTAAAAATGGAATTTACTTAATACAAATAGTTGCGCAAGAGAAAATTCAAACAATAAGGATTATCAAAGAATAG
- a CDS encoding endonuclease/exonuclease/phosphatase family protein, with the protein MQRRFLFVALFIMAVFVGNCKSAVSEIISPKTISPSVDTDSLQLKVLQLNVWQEGTMLNGGFDAIADVIIQSKADVVTLSEVRNYNGTKFNERIISALKVKGANFYSFYDNNVSILSKFQIASFTAGMYSGNFDKIILQPSKEVRIAVYSVHIDYTHYACYLPRGYDGVTWKKLPAPITDVNAILQQNIDSKRDEAINAFVADAAEEQKKGSIIIMGGDFNEPSHLDWTEATKNLFDHNGTVVPWHNSITLQNKGYKDAYRVKYPDPVKYPGFTWAAFNANAELSKLVWAPDADERDRIDFIYYNDDKRITLQNIIVVGPSACIVRGSGFEDRTLSDPLLKPNGIWPSDHKGLLATFKITKK; encoded by the coding sequence ATGCAAAGAAGATTCCTTTTCGTTGCCTTGTTTATAATGGCTGTATTTGTAGGGAACTGCAAATCTGCTGTGAGTGAAATTATTAGCCCTAAAACGATTTCTCCTTCTGTAGATACCGATTCCTTGCAGTTAAAAGTATTGCAGTTAAATGTGTGGCAAGAAGGCACCATGCTCAATGGCGGGTTTGATGCCATTGCTGATGTAATTATACAATCAAAGGCTGATGTGGTAACCTTAAGTGAGGTTCGTAATTATAATGGAACCAAGTTTAACGAACGCATTATTAGTGCATTGAAAGTAAAAGGAGCTAATTTTTATTCGTTCTACGATAATAATGTAAGCATTCTCTCCAAATTCCAGATAGCTTCTTTCACTGCGGGCATGTACTCAGGTAATTTCGATAAGATTATCCTTCAGCCGAGTAAAGAAGTGAGAATTGCTGTATACTCTGTTCATATTGATTACACGCACTATGCATGCTATTTACCAAGAGGTTACGATGGTGTTACCTGGAAAAAGTTGCCAGCTCCCATCACGGACGTAAACGCAATACTTCAACAAAATATTGATTCTAAGCGCGATGAAGCTATTAATGCTTTTGTTGCTGATGCAGCCGAAGAACAAAAAAAAGGAAGCATTATCATTATGGGAGGAGATTTCAATGAGCCATCGCACCTCGATTGGACAGAAGCAACCAAAAACCTGTTTGACCATAACGGAACCGTTGTGCCATGGCACAATAGTATAACCCTGCAAAACAAAGGCTATAAAGATGCTTATCGGGTAAAATATCCTGATCCTGTCAAATACCCAGGCTTTACATGGGCTGCTTTCAATGCCAATGCAGAATTGTCAAAATTAGTTTGGGCACCCGATGCCGATGAAAGAGACCGCATTGATTTTATCTATTATAATGACGATAAACGAATTACGCTGCAAAATATAATCGTGGTAGGTCCTTCTGCTTGCATTGTAAGAGGCAGCGGTTTTGAAGATAGGACACTTTCCGATCCTTTGCTTAAACCCAATGGCATATGGCCATCTGATCATAAGGGATTATTAGCAACATTCAAAATAACAAAGAAGTAA